The following are from one region of the Tenacibaculum dicentrarchi genome:
- the greA gene encoding transcription elongation factor GreA → MSEVSYYSAEGLKKLKDELSQLEHVERPRVSQEIGDAIDKGDLSENAEYHAAKEEQSLLETKIAKLKNVVANARIIDESQLDLSKILIHSIVKLKNTTNGMEFTYTLVADSETDIKKGKLSVNSPIGKGLLGKKLGDIAEIKVPSGIMKFEIMEISR, encoded by the coding sequence ATGAGTGAAGTATCATATTATAGTGCAGAAGGATTAAAAAAATTAAAAGACGAGTTATCACAACTAGAGCATGTTGAAAGACCAAGAGTTTCTCAAGAAATTGGTGATGCCATAGATAAAGGAGATTTAAGTGAAAATGCAGAGTATCATGCTGCAAAAGAAGAGCAGTCTTTATTAGAAACTAAAATTGCGAAGCTTAAAAATGTAGTTGCGAATGCTCGTATTATTGATGAGAGTCAGTTAGATTTATCTAAAATATTGATTCATTCTATCGTAAAATTAAAAAATACAACTAACGGTATGGAGTTTACATACACTTTAGTTGCAGATTCTGAAACTGATATTAAGAAAGGTAAATTATCAGTAAATTCACCTATAGGAAAAGGATTGTTAGGGAAAAAATTAGGCGATATTGCCGAAATTAAAGTACCTAGTGGTATTATGAAATTTGAGATTATGGAAATTTCTAGATAA
- a CDS encoding Rieske 2Fe-2S domain-containing protein, giving the protein MKKIFYLFILIITISCSDNVPVNNCFTSIEMNTIIDLTLPEFQGLLVPNGSSQNKIQGRNIFIFRTGTNGYKAFDQQCPENNCADLMSFDGVHIKCPCDNKKYNYLTNGAPIDNQGCSALMYFVTPINSSQLRLSR; this is encoded by the coding sequence ATGAAAAAAATATTTTACCTTTTTATTTTAATAATTACCATCAGCTGTTCTGATAATGTACCTGTTAATAATTGTTTTACAAGTATAGAAATGAATACAATTATCGATTTAACATTACCAGAATTTCAAGGATTATTAGTTCCTAATGGTAGCTCTCAAAATAAAATTCAAGGTCGTAATATTTTTATTTTTAGAACAGGAACTAACGGTTATAAAGCTTTTGACCAACAATGTCCTGAAAATAATTGTGCTGATTTAATGTCTTTTGATGGAGTTCATATTAAATGTCCTTGTGATAATAAAAAATACAATTATTTAACTAACGGAGCACCTATTGATAACCAAGGATGTAGTGCTTTAATGTATTTTGTAACACCTATTAATAGCTCACAATTAAGATTATCTCGTTAA
- a CDS encoding 5-(carboxyamino)imidazole ribonucleotide synthase, whose protein sequence is MKNYFSSDFKLGVLGGGQLGRMLLTETQKFDIYTVILGDNNEAPCAQICNEFHQGDLFDFDTVYNFGKKVDVLTIEIENVNIDALDKLEAEGLTIFPKPANLRIIQNKARQKTFYKENQIPTADFSRFAFVDELKKAYENKLIEFPFVWKAAQFGYDGTGVKVVRNSDDLQSLPEGECIAEKLVPFKNELAVIVARNSDGDIKTYPVVEMEFHPEANQVEYVICPARIDESVAKKAQEVALKVAKTLDFVGLLAVEMFQTSTDEILVNEVAPRTHNSGHYSIEASYTNQFEQHLRSILNLPLGNTDSKVAGIMVNLVGEEGYTGDVVYENMSTILKIDGVTPHIYGKKTTKPFRKMGHVTIVNEDIDIARQVAQQVKETIRVISK, encoded by the coding sequence TTGAAAAATTATTTTTCTTCAGACTTTAAACTGGGTGTTCTCGGTGGCGGTCAATTAGGTAGAATGCTACTTACCGAAACACAAAAATTTGATATTTACACCGTTATTTTAGGTGATAACAACGAAGCGCCTTGTGCACAAATTTGTAATGAATTTCATCAAGGTGACTTATTTGATTTTGATACCGTTTACAATTTCGGTAAAAAAGTAGATGTATTAACTATTGAAATAGAAAATGTTAATATTGATGCACTTGATAAGTTAGAAGCTGAAGGTTTAACTATTTTTCCAAAACCTGCTAACTTAAGAATTATTCAAAATAAAGCACGTCAGAAAACTTTTTATAAAGAAAACCAAATTCCTACGGCTGATTTTTCTCGTTTTGCTTTTGTTGATGAATTAAAAAAAGCATACGAAAACAAACTTATTGAATTTCCTTTTGTTTGGAAAGCAGCACAATTTGGTTATGATGGTACAGGTGTAAAAGTTGTTCGTAATTCTGATGATTTACAATCTTTACCTGAAGGTGAATGTATTGCTGAAAAATTAGTCCCTTTTAAAAACGAATTAGCTGTTATAGTTGCTAGAAATTCTGATGGCGATATCAAAACATATCCTGTCGTTGAAATGGAATTTCATCCAGAAGCAAATCAGGTTGAATATGTTATTTGTCCTGCTAGAATAGATGAATCAGTAGCTAAAAAAGCACAAGAAGTTGCTTTAAAAGTTGCTAAAACTTTAGACTTCGTCGGATTATTAGCTGTTGAAATGTTTCAAACTTCAACTGATGAAATTTTAGTAAATGAAGTAGCTCCACGTACTCATAATTCTGGACATTATTCAATTGAAGCAAGTTATACCAATCAATTTGAACAACATTTACGTAGTATTTTAAACCTTCCTTTAGGAAATACCGATAGTAAAGTTGCCGGAATTATGGTAAATTTAGTTGGTGAAGAAGGATATACAGGTGATGTTGTGTATGAAAACATGAGTACAATTTTAAAAATTGATGGTGTTACTCCACATATTTACGGAAAAAAGACTACAAAACCTTTCCGAAAAATGGGACACGTAACAATTGTTAATGAAGATATTGATATCGCAAGACAAGTTGCACAACAAGTAAAAGAAACAATTAGAGTTATTAGTAAATAA